A window of the Henckelia pumila isolate YLH828 chromosome 3, ASM3356847v2, whole genome shotgun sequence genome harbors these coding sequences:
- the LOC140887747 gene encoding uncharacterized protein isoform X1 has product MDDRGAGGGGSFVAVRRISPGLDRGSACHSSSAEVVAGSAAWLGRGLSCVCAQGRDSDARPSFDLTPAQEECLVRLQSRIDVVYDSSLPEHQEALRALWAAAFPGEKLQGLISEQWKEMGWQGKDPSTDFRGGGFISLENLLYFATNYPKSFQDLLWKQEGDRALWEYPFAVAGVNITFMLIQMLDLEAVKPRTLVGVIFLKFLTENESALDLLYCIAFKLMDHQWLAMRASYMDFNTVMKATRRQLERELLQEDITRLEDLPSYGLLSR; this is encoded by the exons ATGGACGATAGAGGAGCTGGAGGAGGGGGATCGTTTGTGGCGGTTAGGCGGATTTCGCCGGGGCTTGATCGAGGAAGTGCTTGCCACTCATCTTCTG CTGAGGTCGTAGCAGGATCCGCAGCATGGCTTGGTCGAGGACTTTCATGTGTTTGTGCTCAGGGAAGAGACAGTGATGCTCGTCCATCATTTGATTTGACGCCTGCGCAG GAGGAATGCCTAGTCAGACTACAGAGTCGAATAGATGTTGTGTATGATAGTTCCCTTCCTGAACATCAG GAAGCTCTGAGGGCGCTGTGGGCTGCTGCCTTTCCTGGGGAGAAACTACAGGGTTTAATTTCTGAGCAGTGGAAGGAGATGGGTTGGCAGGGAAAAGACCCATCGACAGATTTTCG GGGTGGTGGCTTCATATCATTGGAAAATTTATTATACTTCGCAACGAACTATCCA AAATCGTTTCAGGATCTTCTTTGGAAGCAAGAAGGTGATCGGGCCTTGTGGGAATACCCCTTTGCTGTGGCTGGTGTCAACATCACATTCATGCTTATTCAGATGCTTGATCTTGAAGCAG TAAAACCTCGTACACTAGTGGGAgtcatttttttgaaatttttaacaG AAAATGAATCTGCATTGGACCTTCTATATTGTATTGCATTCAAGTTAATGGACCATCAATGGCTTGCTATGCGTGCTTCTTACATGGATTTCAAT ACTGTGATGAAAGCTACTCGGCGGCAGCTGGAAAGGGAGCTCCTTCAAGAAGACATAACACGCCTCGAAGACTTACCTTCATACGGTCTTCTCAGTCGATAG
- the LOC140887747 gene encoding uncharacterized protein isoform X2: MPTCFEIFAEVVAGSAAWLGRGLSCVCAQGRDSDARPSFDLTPAQEECLVRLQSRIDVVYDSSLPEHQEALRALWAAAFPGEKLQGLISEQWKEMGWQGKDPSTDFRGGGFISLENLLYFATNYPKSFQDLLWKQEGDRALWEYPFAVAGVNITFMLIQMLDLEAVKPRTLVGVIFLKFLTENESALDLLYCIAFKLMDHQWLAMRASYMDFNTVMKATRRQLERELLQEDITRLEDLPSYGLLSR; encoded by the exons ATGCCTACTTGCTTTGAGATTTTTG CTGAGGTCGTAGCAGGATCCGCAGCATGGCTTGGTCGAGGACTTTCATGTGTTTGTGCTCAGGGAAGAGACAGTGATGCTCGTCCATCATTTGATTTGACGCCTGCGCAG GAGGAATGCCTAGTCAGACTACAGAGTCGAATAGATGTTGTGTATGATAGTTCCCTTCCTGAACATCAG GAAGCTCTGAGGGCGCTGTGGGCTGCTGCCTTTCCTGGGGAGAAACTACAGGGTTTAATTTCTGAGCAGTGGAAGGAGATGGGTTGGCAGGGAAAAGACCCATCGACAGATTTTCG GGGTGGTGGCTTCATATCATTGGAAAATTTATTATACTTCGCAACGAACTATCCA AAATCGTTTCAGGATCTTCTTTGGAAGCAAGAAGGTGATCGGGCCTTGTGGGAATACCCCTTTGCTGTGGCTGGTGTCAACATCACATTCATGCTTATTCAGATGCTTGATCTTGAAGCAG TAAAACCTCGTACACTAGTGGGAgtcatttttttgaaatttttaacaG AAAATGAATCTGCATTGGACCTTCTATATTGTATTGCATTCAAGTTAATGGACCATCAATGGCTTGCTATGCGTGCTTCTTACATGGATTTCAAT ACTGTGATGAAAGCTACTCGGCGGCAGCTGGAAAGGGAGCTCCTTCAAGAAGACATAACACGCCTCGAAGACTTACCTTCATACGGTCTTCTCAGTCGATAG
- the LOC140887895 gene encoding nucleoside diphosphate kinase 1 — MEQTFIMIKPDGVQRGLVGEIIGRFEQKGFTLKGLKLITVDRSFAESHYADLSAKPFFNGLVEYIISGPVVAMVWEGKGVVTTGRKIIGATNPAESAPGTIRGDFAIDIGRNVIHGSDAVESAKKEIALWFPEGIAEWRSSLHSWIYE, encoded by the exons ATGGAGCAGACTTTCATTATGATCAAGCCTGATGGGGTTCAAAGAGGCCTG GTTGGTGAGATTATTGGCAGGTTTGAGCAGAAAGGTTTCACTTTGAAAG GTTTAAAGCTTATCACTGTGGATCGTTCTTTTGCTGAGAGCCACTATGCGGATTTATCCGCAAAGCCCTTCTTCAATGGGCTCGTAGAATATATCATCTCTGGCCCTGTTGTTGCCATGGTTTGGGAAGGCAAGGGTGTGGTAACTACTGGCAGGAAGATCATTGGAGCCACCAATCCTGCCGAGTCTGCCCCAGGGACCATCCGTGGTGATTTTGCTATTGACATTGGCAG AAATGTCATTCATGGTAGCGACGCCGTTGAGAGTGCAAAGAAGGAGATCGCCCTCTGGTTCCCAGAAGGAATTGCTGAATGGAGGAGCAGCCTTCATTCTTGGATTTACGAGTGA
- the LOC140887232 gene encoding uncharacterized protein isoform X1: protein MPPRTTKKTPPGPGNKRAARASLTTVLNIQAHSEESNVKAEETEDELPPIVTQEKGTNLGENVKAAESGHISPKKDVEARELVGEYEKDERIDFEDNDPGYEAEEYGSVDYDEKEIDQDNTEGDKVEEELDEADIGEDEEDDVEEEEELEDATEELEHEEDDERVGEEHPEMINSAEEEEHHELVKERRKRKEFEIFVGGLDKDATENDLRKVFGEVGEVTEVRLLMNPQTKKNKGFAFLRFATVEQAKRACAKLKNPVVNGKQCGVTPSQDSDTLFLGNVCRTWTKEALKEKLKHYGVENIEDLTLVEDSNNAGMNRGFAFLEFSSRADAMDAFKLLQKRDVVFGVDRPAKVSFADSFIDPGDEIMAQVKTVFIDGLSATWDEDHVKELIKIYGKIEKVELARNMPSARRKDFGFVTFDTHDAAVTCAKSINNEDLGEGNNKAKVRARLSRPLQRGKGKHVARGDSRPVRRSIRGVRSSWGPVPRSLPLHNSRGSGPRMPPVVHRGFTRPASIRERKPVMAVPSRSRPMPPLPRSYDRRPPVPPYPKGGLKRDHAHREEILPRSRAPVDYNSRVSSDRRSLYKNDYSPHGSGYPDVPRGGTSHPVRKAYIDDGYNQRYERPPPVYREVRGREYDSMSGSKRSYAAMDEVPSRYGETGVRHSRARLDYDAAGNVPHYGDTYGDRLGRSNLGYSGSRSSLSGHDSHGIYSDRQNTYGGREVSGMYSSNFGGGYISRGSDVGGSSYSSLYSGRGLGGSSYTGSGGSGSYY, encoded by the exons ATGCCACCTAGAACGACCAAGAAGACTCCGCCTGGGCCTGGCAACAAGCGAGCTGCGCGGGCCTCTTTAACGACGGTGCTGAACATACAGGCGCATTCAGAGGAATCCAACGTGAAAGCGGAGGAGACTGAGGATGAGTTGCCCCCTATTGTTACCCAGGAGAAGGGAACGAATCTTGGGGAAAATGTTAAGGCGGCGGAGAGTGGCCATATTTCCCCGAAGa AGGATGTTGAGGCCAGAGAACTTGTTGGCGAGTATGAAAAGGATGAAAGGATTGATTTTGAGGATAATGACCCTGGATATGAAGCTGAAGAGTATGGCAGTGTAGATTATGATGAAAAGGAGATTGATCAAGATAATACAGAAGGAGACAAAGTAGAGGAAGAACTAGATGAGGCAGATATTGGtgaagatgaagaagatgatgttGAGGAGGAAGAGGAATTGGAAGATGCGACCGAAGAACTTGAacatgaagaagatgatgagcGTGTTGGGGAGGAGCATCCTGAGATGATTAATTCTgctgaggaagaagaacaccacgAGCTTGTCAAAGAAAGACGCAAGAGGAAggagtttgaaatttttgttggGGGACTGGACAAGGATGCTACAGAGAATGATCTAAGAAAAGTGTTCGGTGAAGTTGGTGAAGTCACCGAAGTTAGACTTCTGATGAATCCTCAAACTAAAAAGAACAAGGGTTTTGCATTCTTGCGTTTTGCAACTGTGGAACAAGCAAAACGAGCTTGTGCTAAGCTAAAAAACCCTGTG GTTAATGGCAAGCAGTGCGGTGTTACCCCAAGTCAAGACAGTGATACTTTATTTTTAGGTAACGTGTGCAGGACATGGACAAAAGAAGCT TTGAAGGAGAAGTTGAAGCATTATGGTGTGGAGAATATTGAGGACTTAACGTTGGTTGAAGACAGTAACAATGCGGGGATGAATCGTGGTTTTGCCTTCTTGGAGTTCTCCTCACGGGCTGATGCCATGGATGCTTTTAAGCTTCTACAAAAGAGGGATGTGGTGTTTGGTGTTGATAGGCCTGCCAAAGTTTCCTTTGCAGATTCGTTTATTGACCCTGGTGATGAAATAATGGCTCAG GTTAAGACTGTGTTTATTGATGGTCTTTCTGCTACTTGGGATGAGGATCATGTTAAAGAGCTTATTAAAATATATGGAAAGATTGAAAAGGTAGAGCTTGCCAGAAATATGCCATCTGCAAGGAGAAAGGATTTTGGGTTTGTAACTTTTGACACCCATGATGCAGCTGTAACTTGTGCTAAAAGCATCAATAATGAGGATTTGGGTGAAGGAAATAATAAG GCAAAAGTTAGAGCTAGATTGTCTAGGCCCCTTCAGAGAGGTAAAGGAAAACATGTCGCTCGTGGAGATTCTCGACCTGTGCGCAGGTCAATTCGGGGTGTTAGGAGTTCATGGGGTCCTGTTCCTCGTAGCCTCCCACTTCACAATTCTAGAGGAAGTGGACCTCGTATGCCACCTGTGGTTCATCGTGGATTCACAAGGCCGGCAAGCATCCGAGAAAGAAAACCTGTTATGGCTGTTCCTTCAAGGAGCAGGCCCATGCCCCCCTTGCCCAGGTCTTATGATAGGAGACCACCTG TTCCACCATATCCCAAGGGAGGTTTGAAGAGAGACCACGCTCATCGTGAGGAGATTCTCCCTCGAAGCAGAGCTCCTGTGGACTATAATTCCAGGGTTTCTTCAGATAGACGATCATTGTACAAGAATGATTATTCTCCTCATGGATCAGGTTACCCCGATGTGCCTAGAGGTGGTACATCTCACCCCGTGAGAAAAGCTTACATCGATGATGGCTACAACCAGAGGTACGAGAGGCCACCTCCGGTTTACCGTGAGGTGCGTGGCCGTGAATATGATTCCATGTCTGGGTCCAAACGATCATATGCTGCTATG GACGAAGTACCATCACGCTATGGTGAGACAGGAGTGCGTCATTCTAGGGCACGTTTGGATTATGATGCAGCTGGCAATGTTCCTCATTATGGGGACACTTATGGTGACAG GCTTGGAAGATCAAATCTAGGATACAGTGGAAGTAGAAGCTCCCTCTCTGGTCATGATTCTCATGGGATTTACAGTGATCGCCAGA ACACATATGGCGGCCGGGAAGTTAGTGGAATGTACTCATCAAACTTTGGCGGGGGTTATATATCTCGTGGGAGTGAT GTTGGCGGTAGTTCTTACTCATCACTCTATTCCGGGCGCGGTTTAGGTGGTAGTAGTTATACAGGAAGTGGAGGCTCTGGATCATATTATTGA
- the LOC140887232 gene encoding uncharacterized protein isoform X2, whose product MAEDVEARELVGEYEKDERIDFEDNDPGYEAEEYGSVDYDEKEIDQDNTEGDKVEEELDEADIGEDEEDDVEEEEELEDATEELEHEEDDERVGEEHPEMINSAEEEEHHELVKERRKRKEFEIFVGGLDKDATENDLRKVFGEVGEVTEVRLLMNPQTKKNKGFAFLRFATVEQAKRACAKLKNPVVNGKQCGVTPSQDSDTLFLGNVCRTWTKEALKEKLKHYGVENIEDLTLVEDSNNAGMNRGFAFLEFSSRADAMDAFKLLQKRDVVFGVDRPAKVSFADSFIDPGDEIMAQVKTVFIDGLSATWDEDHVKELIKIYGKIEKVELARNMPSARRKDFGFVTFDTHDAAVTCAKSINNEDLGEGNNKAKVRARLSRPLQRGKGKHVARGDSRPVRRSIRGVRSSWGPVPRSLPLHNSRGSGPRMPPVVHRGFTRPASIRERKPVMAVPSRSRPMPPLPRSYDRRPPVPPYPKGGLKRDHAHREEILPRSRAPVDYNSRVSSDRRSLYKNDYSPHGSGYPDVPRGGTSHPVRKAYIDDGYNQRYERPPPVYREVRGREYDSMSGSKRSYAAMDEVPSRYGETGVRHSRARLDYDAAGNVPHYGDTYGDRLGRSNLGYSGSRSSLSGHDSHGIYSDRQNTYGGREVSGMYSSNFGGGYISRGSDVGGSSYSSLYSGRGLGGSSYTGSGGSGSYY is encoded by the exons ATGGCAGAGGATGTTGAGGCCAGAGAACTTGTTGGCGAGTATGAAAAGGATGAAAGGATTGATTTTGAGGATAATGACCCTGGATATGAAGCTGAAGAGTATGGCAGTGTAGATTATGATGAAAAGGAGATTGATCAAGATAATACAGAAGGAGACAAAGTAGAGGAAGAACTAGATGAGGCAGATATTGGtgaagatgaagaagatgatgttGAGGAGGAAGAGGAATTGGAAGATGCGACCGAAGAACTTGAacatgaagaagatgatgagcGTGTTGGGGAGGAGCATCCTGAGATGATTAATTCTgctgaggaagaagaacaccacgAGCTTGTCAAAGAAAGACGCAAGAGGAAggagtttgaaatttttgttggGGGACTGGACAAGGATGCTACAGAGAATGATCTAAGAAAAGTGTTCGGTGAAGTTGGTGAAGTCACCGAAGTTAGACTTCTGATGAATCCTCAAACTAAAAAGAACAAGGGTTTTGCATTCTTGCGTTTTGCAACTGTGGAACAAGCAAAACGAGCTTGTGCTAAGCTAAAAAACCCTGTG GTTAATGGCAAGCAGTGCGGTGTTACCCCAAGTCAAGACAGTGATACTTTATTTTTAGGTAACGTGTGCAGGACATGGACAAAAGAAGCT TTGAAGGAGAAGTTGAAGCATTATGGTGTGGAGAATATTGAGGACTTAACGTTGGTTGAAGACAGTAACAATGCGGGGATGAATCGTGGTTTTGCCTTCTTGGAGTTCTCCTCACGGGCTGATGCCATGGATGCTTTTAAGCTTCTACAAAAGAGGGATGTGGTGTTTGGTGTTGATAGGCCTGCCAAAGTTTCCTTTGCAGATTCGTTTATTGACCCTGGTGATGAAATAATGGCTCAG GTTAAGACTGTGTTTATTGATGGTCTTTCTGCTACTTGGGATGAGGATCATGTTAAAGAGCTTATTAAAATATATGGAAAGATTGAAAAGGTAGAGCTTGCCAGAAATATGCCATCTGCAAGGAGAAAGGATTTTGGGTTTGTAACTTTTGACACCCATGATGCAGCTGTAACTTGTGCTAAAAGCATCAATAATGAGGATTTGGGTGAAGGAAATAATAAG GCAAAAGTTAGAGCTAGATTGTCTAGGCCCCTTCAGAGAGGTAAAGGAAAACATGTCGCTCGTGGAGATTCTCGACCTGTGCGCAGGTCAATTCGGGGTGTTAGGAGTTCATGGGGTCCTGTTCCTCGTAGCCTCCCACTTCACAATTCTAGAGGAAGTGGACCTCGTATGCCACCTGTGGTTCATCGTGGATTCACAAGGCCGGCAAGCATCCGAGAAAGAAAACCTGTTATGGCTGTTCCTTCAAGGAGCAGGCCCATGCCCCCCTTGCCCAGGTCTTATGATAGGAGACCACCTG TTCCACCATATCCCAAGGGAGGTTTGAAGAGAGACCACGCTCATCGTGAGGAGATTCTCCCTCGAAGCAGAGCTCCTGTGGACTATAATTCCAGGGTTTCTTCAGATAGACGATCATTGTACAAGAATGATTATTCTCCTCATGGATCAGGTTACCCCGATGTGCCTAGAGGTGGTACATCTCACCCCGTGAGAAAAGCTTACATCGATGATGGCTACAACCAGAGGTACGAGAGGCCACCTCCGGTTTACCGTGAGGTGCGTGGCCGTGAATATGATTCCATGTCTGGGTCCAAACGATCATATGCTGCTATG GACGAAGTACCATCACGCTATGGTGAGACAGGAGTGCGTCATTCTAGGGCACGTTTGGATTATGATGCAGCTGGCAATGTTCCTCATTATGGGGACACTTATGGTGACAG GCTTGGAAGATCAAATCTAGGATACAGTGGAAGTAGAAGCTCCCTCTCTGGTCATGATTCTCATGGGATTTACAGTGATCGCCAGA ACACATATGGCGGCCGGGAAGTTAGTGGAATGTACTCATCAAACTTTGGCGGGGGTTATATATCTCGTGGGAGTGAT GTTGGCGGTAGTTCTTACTCATCACTCTATTCCGGGCGCGGTTTAGGTGGTAGTAGTTATACAGGAAGTGGAGGCTCTGGATCATATTATTGA
- the LOC140890963 gene encoding tubulin-folding cofactor A-like produces MATVRNLKIKTSTCKRIVKELHSYEKEVEREAAKTADMKANAADPHDIKQQENVLAESRMMLPDCHKRLEAALTDLKGFLVESDLKETPEIQDAQTIITEIEHRFQIPEA; encoded by the exons ATGGCTACGGTGAGGAATCTGAAGATCAAGACTTCAACTTGCAAGAGAATAGTGAAGGAACTTCACTCTTACGAGAAAGAGGTGGAAAGAGAGGCTGCCAAAACTGCTGATATGAAGGCCAACGCCGCCGATCCTCACGACATCAAGCAACAG GAAAATGTGCTGGCTGAGTCCAGGATGATGTTACCAGATTGCCACAAGCGCCTAGAGGCTGCTCTAACTGACCTCAAAGGATTTTTG GTTGAGTCGGATCTAAAGGAAACCCCGGAGATCCAAGATGCTCAAACTATCATTACCGAGATTGAACACAGATTCCAAATTCCGGAGGCTTAG
- the LOC140888649 gene encoding uncharacterized protein At1g28695-like translates to MVCKRFSIVDLLVLALCMIFAATFFFLISWIRFSPNSTPLPNTDLEIISRDELEIALENAAMAGSKNLFIAFINRAYVEPHENEYPSMLDLFLEGFWEGEGTRQLLDHLLVVAMDKAAHERCEYRRLNCYMLDGDGDGDGDGDDFAGEKIYMTGDFIEMMWIRTSFLLNVLKKGYNFIFTDTDVLWLRNPLTRLSMNETFDLQISADSFNGNSSSELNHINTGFYYVRSNKRTISLFETWYDMRNNSTGMKEQDVLEQLVSRGILDELDVTPRFLDTLYFSGFCSDSQNVNMVVTVHANCCRTIGAKMVDLKAVLRDWEGFKNNRISDDGFSFRWTNHSSCINSWVQ, encoded by the exons ATGGTTTGCAAAAGATTCTCCATCGTTGATCTTCTAGTTTTAGCACTTTGTATGATCTTTGCTGCAACTTTCTTCTTTCTCATTTCTTGGATCAGATTCTCACCCAACAGTACTCCACTCCCAAACACAGATTTG GAAATTATCTCGAGAGATGAACTGGAAATAGCACTGGAAAATGCAGCAATGGCGGGAAGCAAGAATCTGTTCATCGCCTTCATCAACAGAGCCTACGTGGAGCCTCACGAGAACGAGTATCCATCGATGTTGGATCTTTTTCTCGAGGGTTTTTGGGAGGGGGAAGGCACCAGACAACTGCTGGATCATTTACTGGTGGTGGCCATGGACAAGGCCGCGCATGAGAGGTGTGAATACCGGCGGCTGAACTGTTACATGCTAGACGGAGACGGAGACGGAGACGGAGACGGAGACGACTTCGCTGGAGAGAAGATTTACATGACGGGGGATTTTATAGAGATGATGTGGATAAGGACTAGTTTTCTACTCAATGTCCTCAAGAAAGGCTACAACTTCATCTTcacg GACACGGATGTGCTTTGGCTAAGGAATCCACTCACAAGGCTAAGCATGAATGAGACCTTTGACTTACAAATAAGCGCAGATTCATTCAATGGCAATTCATCCTCGGAACTCAACCACATCAACACGGGATTTTACTACGTACGATCGAACAAACGGACCATATCGTTGTTCGAAACATGGTACGACATGAGAAATAACTCGACCGGGATGAAAGAGCAAGATGTTTTGGAGCAATTGGTGTCCCGTGGCATTCTCGATGAATTAGATGTCACACCAAGATTTCTTGACACGTTATATTTCAGCGGATTCTGCAGTGATAGCCAAAATGTTAACATGGTCGTCACAGTTCATGCCAATTGTTGTCGTACCATCGGTGCGAAGATGGTCGATTTGAAGGCCGTTTTGAGAGATTGGGAAGGGTTCAAAAACAATAGAATTAGTGATGATGGTTTTAGTTTTCGATGGACCAACCATAGTTCTTGTATAAATTCGTGGGTGCAATGA
- the LOC140892994 gene encoding rac-like GTP-binding protein RAC1, with translation MSTSTITNSSVNSNATATKFIKCVTVGDGAVGKTCLLISYTSNTFPTDYVPTVFDNFSANVSVDGQTVNLGLWDTAGQEDYNRLRPLSYRGADVFLLAFSLISRPSFENISKKWVPELRHYAPSVPIVLVGTKLDLREDKQFKNDYPGAFTISTQQGEELKKQIGAVAYIECSAKTQQNVKAVFDAAIKVVLRPPKLRKQTRYSKSCRIF, from the exons ATGAGTACCAGCACTATTACGAATAGCAGTGTTAATTCAAATGCCACTGCCACCAAATTCATTAAATGTGTTACAGTTGGTGATGGTGCAGTTGGGAAGACATGTCTTCTAATATCTTACACAAGCAACACCTTTCCCACT GATTATGTTCCAACTGTGTTTGATAACTTCAGTGCCAATGTCTCTGTGGATGGGCAAACTGTGAATCTTGGCCTGTGGGATACTGCTG GTCAAGAAGACTATAACAGATTAAGGCCCCTAAGTTACAGAGGAGCCGATGTTTTCCTTCTGGCGTTCTCTCTTATAAGTAGGCCAAGCTTTGAAAACATTTCAAAGAAA TGGGTCCCCGAGCTAAGGCATTATGCTCCTTCGGTGCCCATTGTTCTTGTGGGGACAAAACTAG ATTTGAGAGAGGACAAGCAGTTCAAAAATGACTATCCCGGAGCATTCACTATTTCCACCCAACAG GGCGAAGAACTAAAGAAGCAAATAGGAGCAGTAGCATACATCGAGTGCAGTGCCAAAACACAGCAG AATGTGAAGGCTGTGTTTGATGCAGCGATCAAGGTCGTTCTCCGGCCACCGAAGCTTAGGAAACagacaagatactctaaatcatGCCGGATTTTTTGA
- the LOC140892993 gene encoding cytochrome P450 714C2-like produces the protein MIFSLVLCVCFLIAWLLDSFLGRPKRLRSKLEKQGIRGPSPSLLYGNLAEIKKINNRVLENLSKKPADSGEVKFHSWPSTALPHLLQWIDEYGPIFVYATGNIQILCVTDSDMVKEISLCTSLDLGKPSYLSKDRGPLLGRGILTSNGPYWAHQRKIIAPEFYLDKVKGMVNMMAESTLMMLESWETKAEDLVGKLEVKVDEDLRKLSADIISRACFGSSYAKGEKIFSALHALQRVMSKVVVGVPGSRHLPNKHNKEIWKLESEINSMILEVVKEHNQLNGSKKDLLQLILIEAEKTRDANDVPEDVSMDKFIVDNCKNIYFAGHETTAISAAWCFMTLASYPEWQARARAEVLEICGRNAPDADMLRNMKTLTMVIQETLRLYPPVAFVVREALQDIKFKGIHVPKGVNVQIPISILHQKQDLWGSDATLFKPDRFAKGIARACKIPQAYLPFGVGARTCLGQNFAMMELKVILSLVLAKFSFSLATTYRHSPVFRLVILPEFGVNITVEKL, from the exons ATGATTTTCTCACTAGTTTTGTGCGTGTGTTTCTTGATTGCCTGGCTTCTAGATTCCTTCTTGGGGAGGCCCAAGAGGCTAAGATCAAAGCTCGAAAAACAAGGGATCAGAGGGCCTTCGCCTTCACTTTTGTATGGAAACTTAGCTGAGATTAAGAAGATTAACAATCGAGTTCTGGAAAATCTGTCTAAGAAACCAGCAGATTCTGGGGAGGTGAAGTTCCATTCATGGCCATCCACTGCTCTCCCACATCTTCTGCAGTGGATAGATGAATATG GACCTATATTTGTGTATGCCACGGGGAATATACAGATATTGTGTGTTACAGATTCAGATATGGTCAAGGAAATAAGCCTTTGCACTTCATTGGACCTTGGGAAGCCtagttatctttccaaggatcGGGGCCCTTTGCTCGGTCGAGGCATCTTGACATCGAATGGACCCTATTGGGCTCACCAAAGGAAGATCATCGCACCTGAATTCTATCTTGATAAAGTTAAG GGCATGGTGAATATGATGGCTGAATCAACCTTAATGATGTTAGAAAGCTGGGAGACCAAAGCTGAGGATTTGGTAGGAAAATTGGAGGTCAAAGTAGACGAGGATTTGCGAAAGTTGTCTGCTGATATAATTTCGAGAGCTTGCTTTGGCAGCAGCTATGCGAAAGGGGAAAAGATATTCTCTGCACTTCATGCCCTTCAAAGAGTCATGTCGAAAGTGGTCGTCGGAGTTCCAGGATCAAG ACATCTCCCAAACAAACACAACAAGGAGATATGGAAACTTGAGAGTGAAATAAACTCAATGATACTCGAGGTTGTAAAAGAACACAATCAACTCAATGGCAGCAAGAAAGACCTCCTTCAACTGATACTCATTGAAGCTGAGAAAACTAGAGATGCCAATGATGTACCTGAAGACGTGTCAATGGACAAGTTTATCGTCGACAATTGCAAGAACATATATTTTGCTGGACATGAGACTACCGCAATCTCCGCAGCATGGTGCTTTATGACACTGGCATCTTATCCAGAGTGGCAAGCACGTGCTCGTGCAGAGGTGCTCGAAATCTGTGGTAGAAATGCCCCAGATGCAGATATGCTCCGAAACATGAAGACG CTAACTATGGTGATTCAAGAAACACTACGCCTATACCCCCCAGTAGCCTTTGTGGTGAGAGAAGCTTTGCAAGACATCAAATTCAAAGGAATTCATGTCCCAAAAGGCGTAAATGTTCAGATTCCGATATCTATACTTCACCAGAAACAAGATTTGTGGGGATCAGACGCTACTCTGTTCAAGCCAGATCGATTTGCCAAGGGGATTGCCCGAGCCTGCAAGATTCCTCAAGCTTATTTGCCATTCGGAGTCGGGGCCCGTACGTGCTTGGGACAGAACTTCGCAATGATGGAGTTGAAGGTCATTTTGTCTCTTGTTCTTGCCAAGTTTAGCTTCTCTTTGGCCACAACATACCGGCATTCGCCTGTGTTTAGATTGGTTATACTACCTGAATTTGGAGTCAACATCACAGTTGAGAAACTTTGA